Below is a window of Mycoplasma sp. 2045 DNA.
TGTCAAACCCTTGTGAGTTAACGTAAACAATAGCTTGGTTATTTGTATTAACTTGTAAGTTTGCTTCATCCACAACTGGATAAATATTGTCATATGTATAATCATCACCGATAATGATAAATTCTGAACCATTTACATTAATTTTGTAATCTTCAGGAAGATTTTTGATTAATTCAACCATTCCGATTGGATTATTTGGTAATTCACCATCGTAAATTTTCTTGTTGTTTTTAGCTAATCATACATAGTTAACTTTTGCAATGTATGAACTTGTTTGGTCAAATTTAAGCGTGTTATCTAATTTGTTAACACCGGTAATTGTGTTCATAACATCTTCAATAAGTTTAATAATGTTTACACCAAATGGTGAGTAATTTTCAATGTTATCTCCAACTTTTGAATATCAGTATTGAATGATTTCGTTGTCAAAAGCAACATCTAAAATTCATTCTTTACCAATAGTTGCAAACACAGGTTTTCCTTTTTCGAATGAACTAATAAATTCACTTAATTCAACATCATTTCTAGCTAATTCCTCAAAGTTAATAATCTTATCCATTATCAAGTAAGCAATATTTGCTTTATTTTTACCACTTTCTCCTAGGTTGTTTGTGTTTGTTAAGAATCAAACTGCAACTTCAGGATGTTTAACAATTGTTAATGGGTGTAATAATGCATCTGAAATCCCTAATCTAACAACTGGAATTTCATTAATTGAGTTACTTAAGTAAATGTTAAATGTATCAAAGTGTTTTACAAATAATTCATTTGAAAATACACCTTTAATTAAGTTTTCTAACACAACTGAATCGATGTTTGTAAATTCTGATGTGTAAACATCTCTGAAGTGTTCTGTGTTGAATTTACCGTATAACTCAGCTGTTGCAATGTATGCAAATGATTGAATAATTTCTAACTCATTATCTTGCACATATTGTTTATATTGAGGGAATTTTTTAATTAATTCAGCTAATAATGAATTTGTGTAGTTACCTTGTTCATCTTTTGCAAAGAAGATTTCTTTAAGTTTTAAAGTATTTGCAAGTGATTTAGTAATACCAAACCCTGTTTTTTCAAATGAAACAATATTTTGTGATGATGGTTGAATTAAGTCAAATGAACTAAAGTCAGATAATATTTCTGAATTGTTAGCTAATTTTAATAATTCAAGAGCAAACTCTTTAGTTTTTCCACTGTCAGCATTTACTGATTTATCAAACATTTTCATTCAAACTTTGAATAATGGATATGCTTCTTTCACATAGAAGAACGGGTCATTATTTTTGTTTGAAATATCTAAGAATTTCTTAATAGCTTCTTGAACTAATGAGTGAACTGAATTATTTTCAATTGGCTTGTATTCTGCAAAGTATTTGTAAATATCTCCAATTGATAAGTTAGGCTGTAATTTAACATTTGAAGTTGTTTGCACAACTAAATTAAGAACTTGAATTCATTCATTAACTAATTGCTTAGCTTCACTTAAAGGTATTTCTCTTTTGTCTTTAGTAAATCCAAACACACCCATAGCATCATTTGTTTCTGATGATGAGAATGATGTTAGTGAAACTGTGTTTCCATTTCAATTTTCAAATCTAACTTTGTATGAGTGAACAAAGTTGTAAAGTTTGTCAAATAAACTTAATGAATTTTGAGTTGATGTAGATGTATTAGTATCTGCTCCTGCTTCAGTTGTTGAAGAAGGTTGAGGAGACATAAAGATGTTAAGAAGGTCAAAGTAGTCTAATTTTTCATCATCTGCAACTGGAATTGTTAAATATAATCCGTTGTCATCAATTTCAATATTTGTCCCTTTATCTGAAAGGTTAAACATTGAAATAATTGATTCTTTAAATGATTTATTTGAACCTGGTAATGCAAATAATGATTTAATAAGTCCATAAATAAAGTCTTTTGATTCAACTCCTGATGTCGCATATTTGTTTACTCTATCTACACTTTGATGTTCAGTGTAGAACATTCGTTTTTTGCTTAAAACAGCATCAATAAAGATGTCGAAATCAAATAAGTTAATTACATACTTAGTTCAATCTATAACGTTTTTAAATGATTTATCAGCTGAACCTGGATACAAGTTAATAATTTGTCAAATAGGTTTAAGTTGAGGCATAAATGAATTAAATACGTCATATAATGGGTTAGCTTGATCATTAACATCAGCTAATAAAGCAATGTTAATATTATCTAATAAGTCAAATAAATGTGTTTTGAATGCTTTTTGATCAACTGATCTAATAAATCATTCAATTAATTCAAGTGTTGATAATTTTCTTACGTACTTAACAATTTCTTTAGTTCCATCAGCTTTTGTAATTTCTTTATCAACTAAATGATCATGTTCATTTAAGAAAAAATCGTTTGATTGCTCTGTGAATTTAACGAAGTTGACTGATTCAATAATTCCAATAATTGAATCAAGCATAACAACAGGATCTTTAATAAATTTTGATAAAGTCCCCACTTTAACCGGAATTTCTACACCAAGTACATTTAAAACATTAAATAATTTTTGGATTTGCTCAGTTAAATATTGTTTTCTTTCTTCAAGAGTATCTTTTTGTGCAATAAATCTTCTTAAGTTTGTAAATAAGTTAATAATAAGTTTATTTGCATAATCACCATTTACATTGTGTGATAACTTGTAAAGGAAATCAAGGAACAATTTAGGAATAATTCCTAAATCAATACGTCCTGATGAGAAAATTGTTGCAAATTTATTTATATTAGCTGAATATTCAGTAGCTTCAATAAATGCATAAATAATGTCTTTAGTTAAAAATCCTTGTTTTGTTAAATCGCTATCTAACAATACTTTTTGGATATTTTCAAAAGCTTTATTTAAAGTTTGTTGTGTAGCCGCTTCATTTAAAACATCACTTAATGGTGCTCTATAACCAAAAGGTAAGTAAACAACATTATCAAATTCATTACTATGTTCAACTCATCCTTCTGGATTGATTTTTGCCATTAATGTCAATTTATTGTTTTCTAAGTATGAATCTGTTTCTTCTCAAGTTAATCTACCAGTTGATAAACGTTCTTTATCAAATTCAGAAACACCTTTTCTTGATAATGAAACATTTTGTCAGTAAAGTAACTTTTTATTAGCATCATAAACAGGTTTAATTATGTAGTATGTATCTTGTTCTCTTGATGGAGCAAAAGTAATTCCTAATTCAGCAAATTGATTAAAGTCGCTATCAGGTAATAGATTACCTTGCGCATCTGTTTCTGTTCCAACAAATTTTGCTAATTTGTAAATTTTTGATCTATCTCAAACTTCAGATAATTTAGTTTCTGGGTAGTTTTGATAAATTTTCACTTGTCCATATGTCATATCTAATGAAACGTATTTTTCATATGGAATGACGTTATTAATAATTTCACCTAAAATCTTGTGAATTGCATAATATGGTAATTCTCTAGTTTTGAAGTAACCATCAACATTTGAATAAAGATTAAATAAACCTGTTGGATTATCAATTTCATTGAAAAGTTTGTTTATATTGTTTTTGATTCCATCGATCTTTTGTTCATTATCACCCATATTAACAAAGTGATATACGAATTTTTCATTTTTAGATGTGTCGAATGCATCAATTGTGATTGATTTCTTGATACCTATGTTATCTGCACCAACTTTTTCTGAAACTTGGTTGTAGATATCTTTTTTAACAATATCTAAAGCACCATTTTTAATTTTTGTGAATGTGATATCTCAGATTCTTTTATTAGATAAATTGTCAAATTCTTCTTCTGTTAATCTATCTCTTGATGTTTCAATTTGTGCAATTGTTTTATATCCATCAAATGCATATTCTGCATAATTAGGAATCTTTGTTCTCTTTTCATAATTTAACACCGGTAAAAGTAAAACATTGTTTGGGACAATAGCACTTACATCATTAAGTAACTTGTTGTAAATATCAGTTAATTCTGAAACTGATTGTGATTTGTTAATTGATGCAGTTTGCAATCTTGTGTTTACATCGTTAGCTAATGCATCAATTTCCGGAACTCTACTCTTGTACTCTGGATGGTTGTCAACTTCTTTTCTTGTGAAGTTATAAATTTTTAAAATAAGAGTTTTTAAGTCATTAATAATAATTTCTTTAATAGCAAAGTCTCTATCTAAATAACCTGGTTGGTCTGATAAATCAGCTAATCTAAGTTGCTCATTGTATGTTAAATCATATGTAAGAACTGAATTGTTCTCATAAATTAACTCTTTGTTTTCTTTTAAAACACCTTGTTCATCAAAGTGGATAAAGTATTTAAGTGAGTTTTTATTTCAATATGAGAATTTTTTAAATTCTGATGGTAATTCACCATTGTTTCCTTTAATTAAATTCTCCATAAATGTAACATATGCTCCATCTCAGTTTTTCTTGAATGGATCTACATATGTTGATTCATAAACTCTTCTTTGGTAGTATGTGTATTCCTCTTGTTTTGCAGCTCATTTTAAAGGAATGTTGTAAGTATGATTTGTTTCAAAAACAAATGGAATCGGTTTATCTAATGTTCTTGATTCATCATATAAAGATGAATAATCAAATTCTGAATTTAATTCAACATTAACAACATCAGTTGGTTTAGCATCCTCTGGAATGTTGATTAAAGTTGAGTTTTTATCTTTATTAAGAATGAAAATGTAATTGTTATTTTGATATTTATCAAAACCAAGTTTGTCAGCAAGTGTTGCTGGTTCAACACTTAAACAAACTCCTTCATACATTCATTCTTTACCTTTAACCATGTCAAAAGTAGCTTCTTTTGTGACAATATTTAAGAATAAAGTTTTAACTTGAGAAAGAATAACATTACTTTCAGTATCTGTTGTAATGTATCCAATGTCTTCTAATTTATAAGTTTTATCAAGCACAAAGTGGTCATTTAAATTTAAAACAACTTGTGTTGTAACAGGTGAATATGAGTCATTTTCTTTTTTGTATAAGTTAACAATGAAATCAGTTTTCATTCTCATTGTTTTGATGGCTTTATCAAAATCCAATGTTAATGAACTTGCGTTTTCATTCTTGAAGTCATAAGTGTTGTAGATTTTTATAAAGTCAACTCTATCAATGTATTTGTCTTTATATTTTTCCTCATCAACAAATAAACTTAACGGAATAAATGAATCTGTAATTCTTGTTAAGTCAATTACATAACCTTCTTTTTTGTAATTATCCGTTATATAGTTAATCCCTTTATCATAAACACTTTTATTTTCGTAAACAAGTGAATCTGATTTAGAAAGTCCGTTAACAAAATATCCATCATTGTATGCTTTCGCATTTGTTGATAGATTTAAATCGATTGTAATATTGTGTGAAACTGATTTTTTCTTAGCAGCTTCATATTGTTGCTTCATTGATTTAGCAGCATCATTTAAAACAGTGAAAACTCCTGCTGTTAAAAATACAAGGATAGTTAACCCTATAACAGTAGCTTTGTTTTTAAATAATGACTTAAAGACTTCTTTAAACAAATTCTTCATAAAATCCACCTTTAAAAATTTACTTATAATTAATTTATTAATTATAAAGCATTTTTATATAAAAAAACAACCGGAAAACCAGTTGT
It encodes the following:
- a CDS encoding ABC transporter permease; protein product: MKNLFKEVFKSLFKNKATVIGLTILVFLTAGVFTVLNDAAKSMKQQYEAAKKKSVSHNITIDLNLSTNAKAYNDGYFVNGLSKSDSLVYENKSVYDKGINYITDNYKKEGYVIDLTRITDSFIPLSLFVDEEKYKDKYIDRVDFIKIYNTYDFKNENASSLTLDFDKAIKTMRMKTDFIVNLYKKENDSYSPVTTQVVLNLNDHFVLDKTYKLEDIGYITTDTESNVILSQVKTLFLNIVTKEATFDMVKGKEWMYEGVCLSVEPATLADKLGFDKYQNNNYIFILNKDKNSTLINIPEDAKPTDVVNVELNSEFDYSSLYDESRTLDKPIPFVFETNHTYNIPLKWAAKQEEYTYYQRRVYESTYVDPFKKNWDGAYVTFMENLIKGNNGELPSEFKKFSYWNKNSLKYFIHFDEQGVLKENKELIYENNSVLTYDLTYNEQLRLADLSDQPGYLDRDFAIKEIIINDLKTLILKIYNFTRKEVDNHPEYKSRVPEIDALANDVNTRLQTASINKSQSVSELTDIYNKLLNDVSAIVPNNVLLLPVLNYEKRTKIPNYAEYAFDGYKTIAQIETSRDRLTEEEFDNLSNKRIWDITFTKIKNGALDIVKKDIYNQVSEKVGADNIGIKKSITIDAFDTSKNEKFVYHFVNMGDNEQKIDGIKNNINKLFNEIDNPTGLFNLYSNVDGYFKTRELPYYAIHKILGEIINNVIPYEKYVSLDMTYGQVKIYQNYPETKLSEVWDRSKIYKLAKFVGTETDAQGNLLPDSDFNQFAELGITFAPSREQDTYYIIKPVYDANKKLLYWQNVSLSRKGVSEFDKERLSTGRLTWEETDSYLENNKLTLMAKINPEGWVEHSNEFDNVVYLPFGYRAPLSDVLNEAATQQTLNKAFENIQKVLLDSDLTKQGFLTKDIIYAFIEATEYSANINKFATIFSSGRIDLGIIPKLFLDFLYKLSHNVNGDYANKLIINLFTNLRRFIAQKDTLEERKQYLTEQIQKLFNVLNVLGVEIPVKVGTLSKFIKDPVVMLDSIIGIIESVNFVKFTEQSNDFFLNEHDHLVDKEITKADGTKEIVKYVRKLSTLELIEWFIRSVDQKAFKTHLFDLLDNINIALLADVNDQANPLYDVFNSFMPQLKPIWQIINLYPGSADKSFKNVIDWTKYVINLFDFDIFIDAVLSKKRMFYTEHQSVDRVNKYATSGVESKDFIYGLIKSLFALPGSNKSFKESIISMFNLSDKGTNIEIDDNGLYLTIPVADDEKLDYFDLLNIFMSPQPSSTTEAGADTNTSTSTQNSLSLFDKLYNFVHSYKVRFENWNGNTVSLTSFSSSETNDAMGVFGFTKDKREIPLSEAKQLVNEWIQVLNLVVQTTSNVKLQPNLSIGDIYKYFAEYKPIENNSVHSLVQEAIKKFLDISNKNNDPFFYVKEAYPLFKVWMKMFDKSVNADSGKTKEFALELLKLANNSEILSDFSSFDLIQPSSQNIVSFEKTGFGITKSLANTLKLKEIFFAKDEQGNYTNSLLAELIKKFPQYKQYVQDNELEIIQSFAYIATAELYGKFNTEHFRDVYTSEFTNIDSVVLENLIKGVFSNELFVKHFDTFNIYLSNSINEIPVVRLGISDALLHPLTIVKHPEVAVWFLTNTNNLGESGKNKANIAYLIMDKIINFEELARNDVELSEFISSFEKGKPVFATIGKEWILDVAFDNEIIQYWYSKVGDNIENYSPFGVNIIKLIEDVMNTITGVNKLDNTLKFDQTSSYIAKVNYVWLAKNNKKIYDGELPNNPIGMVELIKNLPEDYKINVNGSEFIIIGDDYTYDNIYPVVDEANLQVNTNNQAIVYVNSQGFDKIAQAYRGNVVKEYLLVKNSTNLTNEDLKQELIQVVNKATNNSNDLPRVYLDDEIDGINPERAIRITAVKNFIKVIGFVSKILLSILITLVAISIIFIIKRYITNKNKAIGILVSQGYTPLEISLSMTVFAFFTIIIGGIAGYLTGFLIHAEAVKLLSDYWAIPIQTLNFSIVSFGINIILPLAAMSILIIVVSIRSLRYKSIDLMSGITEVSTGDFHAKYANLFKKRNIKTKFSASLIFHSFWKLASFGISIILVAITTLFGIATFGEFESSIRKTYKNRSYNYKFDLRTPTIEGGGINLFTAQDLENTLYVPVGDIAEINQYQSDYFKPGISTAVNKLAIKNPDGTTSYRYPNGNPTDFDGHVISQFSVNIKIDSSVSIDPWDQVYNSLPDSQKSRITSVRNEIGRRLERTQPNLHYKQDGDRKILDMTKMIELAQAGSVSGFFRYVENETSPELGKFVYLQANKNKTDFDEIIISTSAYRNEYREFLINGYKQIYKENGEILKRDPNASVVSDFLVSFGGLYFDPEFDELYTYVDANQIKKGKIKNETIKLYGYQEDSKQIKIKSTSGQDLLKLINDEFSQNGFDVNNKPIPLIINEVSSKAFNLLVGSKFEVVVNNNVNRFKDKINEYYEKLDNPEYKEPERQTYKFIVRGINPTYINNEFIIPKKAADILTGLDKVKHNPKYEVFNGIMSKHPLPMQLLSSAGLYSNSGYWPAIQSFDTSTLTTKYLEDMFDALFGSRQTVDNSTIDGVMSSLGYSDLQIAKFINPEYKETESIKDNYLLARANAEQHINKFANIFNNNLYIPMANTLDSKVIEVGYTMSIAQTVQKIVTIVTILAFIISIVILVIISTILIGENEKNIAIWSILGYNEKEKIKIFYGIYLPFILISILIAISLAFGFISIFSGFLTSAASIAIPIVISPLNILVTVLVILGVFLVTSILSWIGINKVKPIDLLKGK